GGCATTTTACAATTTCGATTTCCTTAGCGATTTTGATAGATTTACCTGCATACAATAACTATCTTTTGATTTGGGTGATTGCTTACTAGATTCGCTACAGTATTACAGACAAAACTCTGTTAAAATCATAACTCAGCTAATAAAAACTCACTTAAATATAAGATAAATTTCTCATAAAGATAACTCAATCTTATGAGCAGATAATATCAGACAATATTTAGCAAGATATATCAAAACTAGGCAACAAATTACAATTAGTCCTAAAGTAAAATTAGCAAAAAATTGCCGCGATTAATTTTTTCTGCTGGTTTATACATTAATAACATCCTTGCTGGAGTAAATTTGCGATTTCGCTGTGGCAGTGTTCGGTTAGCTCAGAGACCACTTTTTTTGCTTGTTTTCCATGATATTGGTGTTGATGAGCGTTTGTAATCCAATAAGGACGACCAATTAGTACAGCTACCCGTTGATATATTACTAACGGATGCCATCCATATTGGTTAAATAAAGGTTCGGAAGGGTCAAACAAACTCAACATTTTTAGGGGAAAAGCTGTAGTGTTAACTTCTTCTAAAGAGGCGATCGCAATTGGTAAAATTGCTAAGTCTGGTACGCCAGAACGCAACGCCAAATGGGCAAATCCGCGCTGAAATTCCCCAACTACAGATGCTGGAGTCGATTGCACCATTGGTTCAGCCCCTTCAGGAAACACCCCTACCATCTGTTTAGACTGTAATAGCATCTGGGATTGGGCAAAAAAGCTTTGCTGCCTGTTTTGATTGATATCTAAAGGAAAACAACCTAATTGTCCGGTGACAATCTCTCGCAAAATTGGGACTTGTCCCATGTAGTGATGGCAAGCAAAACGAATCGGACTTGATAAAGCTGACATTAAAATCATCGCATCCATAAAGCTGCGATGATTGCTCACTATTAACAAACTTGCATCATCAGGAATGCGATCCTCGTAATAGCGAAACATTCGTGTGGAAAACGTTGCTAAGAGTAAGCGAGAAATGTCCAATGGGCTATTTAGACTCATATCTAAATATATTTTTGGGAAAATATCGTAGTTTATCTTGACTCAATTTTTACATTTCTTTACTAATGCCACGACCGTCTTAGGATAGAAATGTCTTATCTATTAAAAGCAAATGATTTTTCTATGTTTGGAGCGTTGTACTTTTAGTCACAATACTATGTAAGAAATAGCATCAGTTCAAGGATATAAAATGCTCTATTCCGTTTTTAGTGCAGAAATTAGCCAGATTTGTACTGATGACCAAACATTTGTGAACTCTAGAAATTTGCTAATATTAAGGGGGACTTTGAAAAAGCGATAGTAATGTTATATAATTGCGTGGTTTTGCCCTCATAATTAATTAAAAAACCGTTTAATAATTTATTTTTATTTTGCATGAACCTAGTGGATAAAACAGACAAGACATTTGCACTGACAACACCCCTCTATTATGTAAACGATGTCCCCCATATTGGAAGTGCTTATACAACGATCGCCGCAGATGTAGTGGCTCGGTTTCAAAAGCTGAAGGGACATCGGGTACTGCTAATAACAGGTACAGATGAACATGGGCAAAAAATTCAACGTTCGGCGGAGACTTTAGGAAAAGCACCCCAAGAATTTTGTGATGAGATTGTCCCTAGTTTCGTTAGCTTATGGGAAAAATTAAACATTCAATATGATCGCTTTAGTCGGACAACAGCATCGCGTCATGAAGCGATCGTCAAAGAATTTTTTGGGCGAGTTTGGCAAAAAGGCGATATCTACCAAGGACAACAAAAAGGCTGGTACTGTGTAGCCTGCGAGGAATTTAAAGAAGAAAGAGAATTATTAGCGGATAAGCGTTGTCCTATTCATACGAATAAACAAGTTGAGTGGCGCGACGAACAAAATTACTTCTTTCGGTTATCGAAATATCAAACCCAGTTAGAACAATTTTATCAATCTCACCCAGATTTCATTCAACCAGAAAGCCGTCGTAATGAAGTCTTAAGCTTTGTGAGCCGAGGTTTGCAAGATTTTTCGATTTCCCGCATTAATCTCGATTGGGGTTTTCCTGTACCAACAGACCCAAAACAAACTTTGTATGTTTGGTTTGATGCGCTGCTGGGTTATGTCACAGCATTATTAGAACCTGATGCTGAACCAACCTTAGATAACGCTTTAGCGACATGGTGGCCGATTAATCTGCATTTAATTGGCAAAGACATTCTGCGCTTTCATGCAGTTTACTGGCCAGCAATGTTAATGTCAGCAGACTTACCAATGCCCAAAACAGTGTTTGGACATGGTTTTTTGACCAAAGATGGGCAAAAAATGGGTAAAGCGCTGGGTAATACCCTTGATCCTATTGCTCTAGTCGAGAGATATGGTAGTGATGCGGTTCGTTATTACTTTCTTAAGGAAATCGAATTTGGCAAAGATGGCGATTTTAATGAAAGTAGATTCATTAATGTTCTAAATGCAGATTTGGCAAATGATTTAGGTAATTTGCTTAATCGCTCCTTGAACATGGTGAAGAAATACTGTGCTGGTAATGAACTGTCAATTTCCGATGAAACAATTTCTGCTGACAATCCTTTGAAAAAGATTGGCTTAGATCTAGGGGAAAAGGTTCAACAAGCATATCAGACGTTAGCTTTCAATCAAGCCTGCGAAGCTATCCTGTCATTGGTACAAGCCAGTAATAAGTTTATTGATGATCAAGCACCTTGGTCGCTATATAAACAAGGACAGCAGCAGGAAGTAGAAAAAGTGCTTTACGCAGTTTTGGAAGCTGTGAGGCTGTCAGCGTATCTTCTTGCACCAGTTATTCCCAATATCAGTAGCGAAATTTATCAGCAGCTGGGTTTTGGAATCAACTTTAACGAACAAAATCAAACAGCAAATGCTGCCCCATTTTCCATTCATTCCAAATGGGGGTTACTATCTAATAAACAACTGTTGGGGAATCCTCAACCAATCTTTAAACGCATAGAACCTCCTAAAAACGATTAGTTTTTTTAATCTCTTTCAGACAATTTTCTTATCTCTCAAAAATCTCAAAAAGTTTATCGGGGCTGAACTTAAATAATTAGCCCCGGAAAATTATCATAAAACTCTCTAACTAAATGTAAAAGTTGGAAATTCGTATCAAAAATCACCAGATAAAAATGAGGTATGACAACAATGTTGAATAATTTAGAAAATGACTCGATATTTACGCCAGAGCAAGTTTTAGAGAATCGAGGTCGAGTCGCCATATTTATTGATGGCTCAAATCTATTTTACGCTGCTCTGCAATTAGGAATTGAAATTGATTACACTAAGTTATTGTGTCGTTTAACAGGTGGATCTAGACTGTTGCGGGCATTTTTCTACACAGGTGTAGATAGAACCAACGAAAAACAACAAGGCTTTTTGTTGTGGATGCGTCGGAATGGTTATCGCGTCATTGCTAAAGACTTAGTGCAGCTACCAGATGGTTCTAAAAAAGCCAACTTAGATGTAGAAATAGCCGTTGATATGATGGCTTTAGTCGATTCCTATGATACTGCGGTTTTGGTGAGCGGTGATGGCGATTTAGCCTACGCTGTCAATTCTGTAAGCTATCGTGGTGTCAGGGTAGAGGTTGTGAGTTTACGCTCTATGACCAGTGATAGTTTAATTAATGTGAGCGATCGCTACATTGATTTAGAAGCTATCAAAGAAGATATCCAAAAAACACCCCGCCAGAGTTACCCATATCGCCCTTTGTCGGGAATCGGTTTTTTGGATGACCCCACAGACCATGATGGACATCTAGAAATTCAAGATACATGAAGCATCAGCAAGGCAGGCAAATAGCAAAAAGAAATTTAAGATTTATGGGGGGAAAATATCAATCCCCCCACTTTCATACATTTCCTTTTGAGAGTTTTATTCAAATCAAAACAAATTGGTATTACCTGCCTTTAATTTTACTGTTAATCATGAGTTTAGGAGCTTGTGGCGGTAAATCTTCCACAGGCTCTCAGCAAAATAATCAACGATCAGCAGCAGATTCAGAGAGTAATTTAACCTTTTTTGATGTAACTTTAGAACAAGCTGACGAAGTAGGAAGACCGCTTTGGAAAGTTAAAGCAAAACAGGCAGTATACACCAAAGAAAAACAAATTGGTCAAGCCGAAAGTCCCTATGGAGAGTTATATCAAGATGGCAAA
This window of the Nostoc sp. HK-01 genome carries:
- a CDS encoding methionyl-tRNA synthetase, which codes for MNLVDKTDKTFALTTPLYYVNDVPHIGSAYTTIAADVVARFQKLKGHRVLLITGTDEHGQKIQRSAETLGKAPQEFCDEIVPSFVSLWEKLNIQYDRFSRTTASRHEAIVKEFFGRVWQKGDIYQGQQKGWYCVACEEFKEERELLADKRCPIHTNKQVEWRDEQNYFFRLSKYQTQLEQFYQSHPDFIQPESRRNEVLSFVSRGLQDFSISRINLDWGFPVPTDPKQTLYVWFDALLGYVTALLEPDAEPTLDNALATWWPINLHLIGKDILRFHAVYWPAMLMSADLPMPKTVFGHGFLTKDGQKMGKALGNTLDPIALVERYGSDAVRYYFLKEIEFGKDGDFNESRFINVLNADLANDLGNLLNRSLNMVKKYCAGNELSISDETISADNPLKKIGLDLGEKVQQAYQTLAFNQACEAILSLVQASNKFIDDQAPWSLYKQGQQQEVEKVLYAVLEAVRLSAYLLAPVIPNISSEIYQQLGFGINFNEQNQTANAAPFSIHSKWGLLSNKQLLGNPQPIFKRIEPPKND
- a CDS encoding phospholipid/glycerol acyltransferase; its protein translation is MSLNSPLDISRLLLATFSTRMFRYYEDRIPDDASLLIVSNHRSFMDAMILMSALSSPIRFACHHYMGQVPILREIVTGQLGCFPLDINQNRQQSFFAQSQMLLQSKQMVGVFPEGAEPMVQSTPASVVGEFQRGFAHLALRSGVPDLAILPIAIASLEEVNTTAFPLKMLSLFDPSEPLFNQYGWHPLVIYQRVAVLIGRPYWITNAHQHQYHGKQAKKVVSELTEHCHSEIANLLQQGCY